In Neosynechococcus sphagnicola sy1, a single genomic region encodes these proteins:
- a CDS encoding DUF928 domain-containing protein: MKCRSSQAPSYLKSFTTILALTCFTSLSVVETYPAEANPGASLGATHLSVTPSSTNLALRSRRVVFRLPDRGAPGSREGGAARGGCSPVSASVDPSPGKKLTALMPTTNLGYTTVGFPTLFIYVPTTTATTAEFILQDQNYKEIYKTMMPLKGTNGIVSFTLPDTGVLSPLEVGKQYHWYFTVVCDADEPSANVSVEGWIQRIEPSPGLNSNLLKAKPDERPAVYAEAGIWYEALTALADLRRTRPNDPILAADWTDLLNSVKLDKITAEPLISCCALQ, from the coding sequence ATGAAGTGTCGAAGTTCTCAAGCTCCCTCCTATTTAAAGTCTTTCACCACAATCCTGGCACTGACCTGCTTTACCTCCTTGTCTGTTGTCGAGACCTACCCAGCTGAGGCTAATCCGGGGGCATCTCTTGGTGCAACCCACCTGTCTGTCACCCCGTCCTCAACGAACCTGGCCCTCAGAAGTCGTCGGGTGGTCTTTCGCCTCCCAGACCGAGGTGCTCCCGGAAGCCGAGAAGGTGGGGCGGCTCGTGGTGGCTGTTCTCCAGTTTCAGCTTCGGTTGATCCCTCACCGGGGAAGAAACTGACCGCCCTGATGCCGACCACAAACTTGGGATACACCACAGTGGGCTTCCCAACACTGTTTATTTATGTGCCCACCACCACCGCAACTACCGCTGAATTTATTTTGCAAGATCAGAACTACAAAGAAATTTACAAAACCATGATGCCCTTGAAAGGTACCAATGGCATTGTAAGTTTTACCTTGCCAGATACGGGTGTCCTGTCCCCCTTAGAAGTTGGCAAGCAGTATCACTGGTATTTCACCGTGGTCTGCGATGCTGATGAACCCTCTGCCAATGTCTCCGTGGAAGGCTGGATTCAACGGATTGAACCGAGTCCGGGACTGAATAGCAACTTATTGAAGGCCAAGCCTGATGAACGCCCAGCGGTGTATGCAGAGGCGGGGATCTGGTACGAAGCTTTGACAGCCCTCGCTGATTTACGCCGTACCCGGCCCAATGACCCGATTCTAGCGGCTGACTGGACAGATTTATTGAATTCAGTCAAGCTAGACAAAATTACTGCGGAACCTTTAATCTCCTGTTGCGCCCTTCAATAG
- a CDS encoding urease accessory protein UreD, which produces MLPRQDTPQLSTENLGTGWQGSLDLRFGRKGNETQLIHAYTQAPLKIQRPFYPEGTDVCHGVLLHTAGGMVGGDRLSMTLQLEPQAHALITTVAANKIYRSNGLAAQQVLQIQVAEGACLEWLPQETIVFSGADFRQQARIELAPQATWIGWEITRLGRTASGEQFTQGTWQNCTEVWQQGRPLWIDPQRLAGGVTAVEGREWIGGMFCSWQHGDGWANGVPSVGCPSSRPLAASRPIPRGNRGDSSANGDAVSISGSFNLGSQDMVCGGVGSATMRSLGTTCLPP; this is translated from the coding sequence TTGCTACCTCGCCAAGACACCCCACAACTCAGTACTGAAAACCTTGGCACCGGTTGGCAGGGGAGTCTCGATCTGCGCTTTGGCCGTAAAGGCAATGAGACGCAGCTGATCCATGCCTATACCCAGGCTCCCCTGAAAATTCAGCGTCCCTTTTATCCGGAAGGAACTGACGTTTGCCATGGTGTGCTTTTACATACAGCGGGGGGGATGGTAGGGGGCGATCGCCTGTCCATGACCCTCCAGCTAGAACCCCAGGCCCATGCCTTGATCACAACTGTAGCAGCCAACAAGATTTATCGCAGCAATGGATTAGCTGCCCAGCAAGTTCTTCAGATCCAGGTTGCAGAAGGGGCTTGCCTGGAGTGGCTCCCCCAGGAAACGATTGTCTTCAGTGGGGCAGATTTTCGTCAACAGGCTCGCATTGAACTTGCACCCCAGGCCACCTGGATTGGCTGGGAAATTACCCGTTTGGGGCGGACTGCCAGCGGTGAGCAGTTTACCCAGGGAACCTGGCAGAATTGCACCGAAGTCTGGCAACAGGGGCGACCCCTTTGGATCGACCCCCAGCGCCTTGCAGGGGGGGTAACCGCTGTTGAGGGTCGAGAATGGATTGGCGGGATGTTCTGTAGTTGGCAGCATGGCGATGGTTGGGCAAATGGTGTCCCCAGCGTTGGTTGCCCAAGCTCGCGACCTCTGGCAGCATCACGACCCATCCCAAGGGGAAATCGGGGTGACTCGTCTGCTAACGGGGATGCTGTGTCGATATCGGGGAGCTTCAACCTTGGAAGCCAAGACATGGTTTGTGGCGGTGTGGGATCTGCTACGATGCGCTCTTTGGGGACGACGTGCCTGCCGCCCTAG
- the ureA gene encoding urease subunit gamma, translating to MQLTPQEKDKLLIFTAALLAERRKAKGLKLNYPEAIAYITAAILEGAREGQTVAELMTYGTTLLTREDVMVGIPEMIHEVQVEGTFPDGTKLVTVHAPIR from the coding sequence ATGCAACTTACACCCCAGGAAAAAGACAAGCTACTGATATTTACCGCTGCCCTCCTCGCTGAACGCCGGAAAGCCAAAGGATTAAAGCTCAACTATCCCGAGGCGATCGCCTATATTACGGCGGCAATTTTAGAAGGTGCCCGAGAAGGGCAAACGGTTGCCGAACTGATGACCTATGGCACCACGCTCTTAACCCGTGAAGATGTCATGGTCGGGATTCCAGAAATGATTCACGAGGTACAAGTCGAGGGAACTTTCCCCGATGGTACGAAGTTGGTAACGGTTCATGCCCCCATTCGTTAA
- a CDS encoding urease subunit beta, producing the protein MIPGELMVEAGEIELNAGRPTVQLSVANTGDRPIQVGSHFHFYEVNNALIFDREAARGMRLDIPAGTAVRFEPGDQRDVTLVGLVGSRQVYGFNGKINGFL; encoded by the coding sequence ATGATTCCAGGGGAACTGATGGTTGAAGCGGGAGAAATTGAACTGAATGCAGGTAGGCCAACGGTTCAACTCTCGGTGGCTAATACGGGCGATCGCCCGATTCAGGTGGGGTCTCACTTCCACTTTTATGAGGTCAACAACGCCCTGATCTTTGACCGTGAAGCTGCCCGAGGAATGCGACTTGACATTCCCGCAGGAACCGCCGTGCGCTTTGAACCTGGAGATCAGCGAGACGTTACATTAGTGGGTCTCGTCGGTAGTCGCCAAGTCTATGGCTTCAATGGCAAGATCAACGGTTTTTTATGA
- a CDS encoding tetratricopeptide repeat protein, with protein sequence MGAKQDGIIVPSGSRALVKLRTELVQRGLDLAQQLEQLWLLDTPVPGEVTDAKNSAWQCLQTLSGHLKQVSAVAISPDDQMIASGSFDRTVKLWNRDSGELLRTLSGHSDYVTSVAFSADGQLLISGSWDRTVKLWQPTTGDLLDTLPIYTSRIIATALSPDAKRLAVGLVGEELELWSLASSELLFPLSGHSQDVQAVAFSPDGQTIASGSDDGTIKLWSAKTGKLLSTLTGTEQGVHSVIFTDDPHRFISAGADRMVRVWDLPAREPLAILAGHTDTVAAVSCSPQRQLLASGSWDTTVKIWDLRERQILETLTGHTDVVAAVALSRDGQTCLSGSWDATIRVWKSVVPLPLPQPVIPVLETLPLQEIVQPIYDQGMEKIYRQDYRGAIADFDRVLQIAPSYTEVYRNRGFAQAQVGNWQAALEDYTQAIFIDPGFADAYSFRSLIRHRLRDYKGAVEDSTHALMLDPTQPEAYYNRGLARAQLRDYQGALEDYSRALQLNPKSVITFNTRGLTRHFLADLQGAISDYNQALQLNPNYAEAYCNRGVSRFHLGDHRGAFSDYNQALRLNPNHATVYYHRGNIRQSLGDYPGAGQDYSQALRLNPNLVRAYVGRGQVREQLRDRNGAIADFTQAIRLHPQDAVAHYHRGAVRSHHGDHQGAAGDYTQALRVNPNYAEAYGARGMLRAELGDRPGGIADLKRAANLYVQQKNRTQYEQIITLLKTLQP encoded by the coding sequence ATGGGTGCAAAGCAAGATGGCATTATCGTTCCGTCAGGCAGTCGGGCGCTGGTTAAGTTGCGCACTGAGTTAGTTCAGCGTGGCTTGGATTTGGCACAGCAACTGGAACAGCTCTGGCTCTTAGACACCCCTGTCCCTGGGGAGGTAACCGATGCCAAGAACTCTGCTTGGCAATGTCTTCAGACCCTCAGCGGGCATCTCAAGCAGGTAAGTGCCGTTGCCATCAGTCCCGACGATCAGATGATTGCCAGTGGCAGCTTTGATCGCACCGTGAAGCTGTGGAACCGAGACAGTGGGGAACTGCTCCGCACCCTCAGTGGCCATTCCGATTATGTCACCTCCGTTGCCTTTAGTGCCGACGGACAGCTCCTGATCAGCGGTAGTTGGGATCGCACTGTGAAGCTGTGGCAGCCCACGACGGGAGATTTACTAGATACCCTGCCGATCTATACCAGTCGGATAATTGCCACCGCTCTCAGCCCTGATGCTAAGCGACTAGCCGTGGGTCTTGTGGGTGAGGAATTGGAACTCTGGAGTCTGGCAAGTTCTGAGCTGCTGTTTCCCCTTTCGGGACATAGTCAGGATGTCCAGGCCGTTGCCTTTAGCCCCGATGGTCAAACCATCGCCAGTGGAAGTGACGACGGCACCATCAAGCTCTGGTCAGCCAAAACAGGGAAGCTTCTGAGCACCCTAACGGGGACAGAGCAGGGGGTGCATAGCGTCATTTTTACCGACGATCCCCATCGTTTCATCAGTGCCGGGGCTGATCGGATGGTGCGGGTGTGGGATCTGCCCGCCAGGGAACCTCTTGCCATCCTGGCTGGGCATACTGATACCGTTGCAGCGGTCAGTTGCTCTCCCCAACGCCAACTCTTGGCCAGTGGCAGTTGGGACACAACGGTGAAAATCTGGGATTTGAGAGAACGGCAGATCTTAGAAACCCTCACAGGGCATACCGATGTCGTCGCTGCCGTAGCCTTGAGTCGAGATGGACAGACCTGCCTATCGGGGAGCTGGGATGCCACAATTCGGGTCTGGAAGTCTGTGGTACCTCTACCGCTGCCTCAACCTGTAATCCCAGTCTTGGAAACGTTGCCCCTGCAGGAGATCGTGCAGCCGATCTACGACCAGGGCATGGAAAAAATTTATCGCCAGGACTATCGGGGGGCGATCGCCGACTTTGATCGGGTATTGCAAATTGCTCCCAGCTATACAGAGGTCTATCGCAACCGAGGCTTTGCCCAGGCTCAGGTGGGGAATTGGCAGGCCGCACTGGAAGACTACACCCAGGCAATTTTTATCGATCCCGGATTTGCCGATGCCTACAGTTTTCGGAGTTTAATTCGCCACCGACTGCGAGACTACAAGGGGGCCGTGGAAGATTCAACCCACGCACTAATGCTTGACCCAACTCAGCCCGAAGCTTACTACAATCGGGGGTTGGCTCGGGCTCAGTTGCGAGACTACCAGGGTGCCCTCGAAGATTACAGCCGTGCCTTGCAGTTGAACCCCAAGTCCGTGATTACCTTCAACACCCGGGGGCTGACACGTCATTTTCTGGCGGATCTTCAAGGAGCGATCTCCGACTACAATCAGGCCCTGCAATTGAATCCCAACTATGCCGAGGCTTACTGCAATCGGGGGGTGTCGCGGTTTCACTTGGGGGATCACCGTGGAGCCTTTAGCGACTATAACCAGGCGCTGCGGCTCAACCCCAACCATGCCACTGTCTATTACCATCGCGGCAATATCCGCCAATCCCTGGGAGACTATCCGGGAGCCGGACAGGACTATAGTCAGGCCCTACGGCTGAATCCAAATTTGGTTCGCGCCTATGTGGGTCGAGGACAGGTACGGGAGCAGCTGCGGGATCGCAATGGGGCGATCGCAGATTTCACCCAAGCAATTCGCCTGCATCCTCAAGATGCAGTTGCTCACTACCATCGCGGGGCAGTGCGTTCCCACCATGGTGATCATCAGGGTGCCGCTGGGGACTACACCCAAGCCCTGCGAGTGAATCCCAACTATGCCGAAGCCTATGGAGCACGGGGAATGCTCCGAGCAGAGTTAGGCGATCGCCCCGGTGGCATTGCGGACTTAAAACGGGCGGCTAATCTCTATGTGCAACAGAAAAATCGAACCCAGTATGAACAGATCATCACCCTGCTGAAAACCCTGCAACCCTAA
- a CDS encoding FtsW/RodA/SpoVE family cell cycle protein, which produces MNLRYLIPFFDSSIQEWALEARLLRWLTFLWLLVGVVILFSASYAIADVGYGDGLYYVKRQLIWIGIGLVGFQLLVNFPLRYILRLTPAAILLLLGLILATYLPGIGQTVNGATRWISLGPFPLQPSELIKPFLVLQAASLFGQWYRLTWTTRFAWLGVFGLILLGILLQPNLSTTALCGITLWLIALAGGLPYSYLATTGMGGLMLGTLSITFREYQRRRVMSFLNPWADPAQDGYQLIQSLLAVGSGGAWGTGFGLSQQKLFYLPIQYTDFIFAVFAEEFGFMGCLLLFSLLAVYGTLSIWVAQKAEQPVYRLVAIGAMLLLVGQSLLNIGVATGALPTTGLPFPFLSYGGSSMIASLLVAGLLIRVARETSHAEIVPLNQPRPPSRPRRFSPRTPSIQRP; this is translated from the coding sequence GTGAATCTGCGCTACTTGATTCCCTTTTTTGACTCTTCAATTCAGGAATGGGCTTTAGAAGCTCGACTCCTACGATGGTTGACCTTCCTATGGTTGCTGGTGGGGGTCGTGATTTTATTCTCAGCCTCCTACGCGATCGCGGATGTTGGCTATGGAGACGGTCTGTACTATGTCAAACGTCAGCTGATCTGGATTGGGATTGGTCTGGTTGGGTTTCAGTTGCTGGTCAACTTTCCTCTGCGCTACATCTTACGGCTGACCCCCGCCGCGATCTTGCTCCTGTTGGGGCTAATTCTCGCCACCTATCTGCCAGGAATTGGTCAAACCGTCAACGGGGCTACCCGTTGGATCTCCTTGGGTCCCTTTCCCCTGCAACCCTCGGAATTAATTAAGCCGTTTCTGGTCTTGCAAGCGGCTTCTCTGTTTGGTCAGTGGTATCGCCTGACTTGGACAACCCGTTTTGCCTGGTTGGGGGTTTTTGGTCTGATTCTCTTGGGGATTTTGCTCCAACCCAACCTCAGTACCACCGCCCTGTGCGGTATTACCCTCTGGTTGATTGCCCTAGCTGGGGGGTTACCCTACTCCTATTTGGCGACCACAGGCATGGGAGGGCTAATGTTGGGCACCCTCAGTATTACCTTCCGGGAGTACCAACGACGACGGGTGATGTCGTTCTTAAATCCTTGGGCAGACCCCGCCCAAGATGGCTATCAATTGATTCAAAGCTTGCTGGCAGTTGGTTCGGGTGGAGCCTGGGGCACGGGCTTTGGCCTCTCACAGCAGAAGCTATTTTACCTGCCGATTCAATACACCGACTTCATTTTTGCGGTGTTTGCCGAAGAGTTTGGCTTTATGGGCTGTCTGTTGTTATTCAGCCTGTTGGCTGTCTACGGCACCCTATCGATCTGGGTGGCCCAAAAAGCAGAGCAGCCCGTGTATCGGCTGGTGGCGATCGGTGCCATGCTGCTGCTGGTGGGGCAGTCCCTCTTAAACATTGGTGTCGCTACTGGAGCCTTACCGACCACGGGGCTCCCCTTCCCTTTTCTTAGCTATGGCGGTAGTTCGATGATTGCCAGCTTACTGGTCGCTGGGCTTTTGATTCGCGTAGCTCGGGAGACCAGTCATGCAGAGATCGTGCCCCTAAATCAGCCTAGACCTCCCAGTCGCCCGCGGCGCTTCTCCCCCCGTACCCCTTCGATCCAACGCCCCTAG
- a CDS encoding cytochrome c biogenesis protein CcdA, with the protein MAAMLENLQTQLYQLEQFANGLVSTQLTHLSGTSIGVIFLAGLLTSLTPCMLSMLPITIGYIGGYEAQSRVQAAIQSTWFSLGLATTLAGLGLLAVLIGQVYGQVGIGLPIVVSAIAILMGLNLLEALPLQFPAFDGLGFISPNLPRGVRSYFMGLTFGLVASPCSTPVLASLLGWVATTHDPFLGGVLLLAYTGGYSAPLILAGTFTVAIKRLLELRRWSAWITPTSGALLVGFGVFSLLLRLLPPGGI; encoded by the coding sequence ATGGCCGCTATGTTGGAAAACTTGCAGACCCAACTCTATCAGCTGGAGCAGTTTGCCAATGGGCTAGTGTCAACACAGTTGACCCATCTTAGCGGCACCAGCATCGGGGTGATTTTTCTGGCGGGATTATTGACCAGTCTTACCCCCTGCATGCTCTCGATGTTGCCGATTACCATTGGCTACATCGGCGGATATGAGGCACAGAGTCGTGTACAAGCAGCCATTCAGTCCACCTGGTTTTCCCTGGGATTAGCTACCACCCTAGCCGGATTGGGGCTACTGGCTGTCCTGATTGGCCAGGTTTACGGTCAGGTGGGAATTGGCTTACCGATTGTCGTCAGCGCGATCGCGATTCTGATGGGGCTGAATTTACTCGAAGCTTTACCATTGCAGTTTCCTGCTTTTGATGGCTTAGGGTTTATTTCTCCTAATCTGCCACGAGGGGTAAGGTCTTACTTCATGGGTCTCACCTTTGGTCTGGTGGCTTCGCCGTGTAGCACACCAGTATTAGCCTCTCTCCTAGGCTGGGTGGCAACTACCCATGACCCGTTCCTGGGAGGGGTGTTGCTCTTAGCTTATACAGGGGGTTATTCAGCGCCCCTGATTTTGGCGGGCACTTTTACCGTGGCCATCAAGCGATTGCTGGAATTACGGCGCTGGTCTGCTTGGATTACCCCTACAAGTGGAGCCCTCTTGGTTGGATTTGGCGTCTTTTCGCTCTTGTTACGGCTCCTACCCCCAGGGGGCATTTAG
- a CDS encoding carbonic anhydrase — protein sequence MSNLPRSRDFSRRDLLKVGTGILGTGALTAWVSRQEQSVAAPPAIANDPSPANNDLTPEQALQRLMEGHQRFLTDTATIHIEGASQLRNVVHEQNPFAAILACSDSRVAPEILFDQGLGNLFVVRTAGNISSTEDIASLEFATLILGAKVIVVMGHTGCGAVKAAIKGGEVPGLISSLILAIRPAINRVKDQPGDLLENSIKANAINQVERLRISGVLSNLKKNGQLLIVPAYFDLETGKVSLLS from the coding sequence ATGAGTAACTTACCTCGATCTAGAGATTTTTCCCGACGGGATCTATTGAAAGTCGGCACCGGTATTCTAGGCACGGGGGCATTAACTGCCTGGGTGAGTCGCCAGGAGCAGTCTGTCGCTGCCCCACCTGCGATCGCGAACGATCCATCCCCTGCCAACAATGATTTAACTCCAGAACAAGCCCTCCAAAGATTAATGGAGGGACATCAACGATTTCTGACCGACACCGCCACGATCCACATTGAAGGAGCCTCACAGCTGCGGAATGTCGTCCATGAACAAAACCCCTTTGCTGCAATCCTGGCCTGTTCCGATTCCAGGGTGGCCCCTGAAATCCTGTTTGACCAGGGTTTAGGGAATCTTTTTGTGGTCAGAACAGCTGGAAATATTTCTTCTACAGAAGATATTGCCAGTTTAGAGTTTGCCACCTTAATTTTGGGGGCTAAGGTAATCGTGGTGATGGGCCATACCGGTTGTGGAGCGGTGAAAGCAGCCATCAAAGGAGGTGAGGTTCCTGGATTGATTTCGAGTCTGATTCTGGCAATTCGACCTGCGATTAACCGGGTTAAAGATCAACCAGGAGATCTTTTAGAGAACTCGATTAAAGCCAATGCCATCAATCAAGTTGAACGGCTAAGAATCTCCGGGGTATTATCTAACCTGAAGAAAAATGGACAGTTATTAATTGTTCCCGCGTATTTTGATCTTGAAACGGGGAAGGTTTCCTTACTCAGCTGA
- a CDS encoding riboflavin synthase has product MPFSAVGSYQLHSENFPTNLNTVFTGLIQALGRLQPLGADQLQITYGDGTDGRIFQDLALGDSVAVDGVCLTVIAIQSQGFVAVASPETLRRSTLGQQSADRWVNLEISLRVGSKLGGHFVTGHVDGMGYLQTVTVAAQAWEMGFHLPDGAIARYIVSKGSIAINGVSLTVADCNPEGTWFTVAVIPHTYTHTNLQQLQPGSAVNLEADILGKYVEKFLYAGAPLLKHSPAATTEISAEFLAEHGYL; this is encoded by the coding sequence ATGCCCTTTTCTGCTGTTGGAAGCTATCAGCTTCACAGTGAGAATTTCCCCACGAACCTTAACACCGTGTTTACAGGACTCATTCAAGCATTAGGCAGGCTCCAGCCCCTGGGAGCCGATCAACTCCAGATTACCTATGGGGACGGCACTGATGGTCGGATTTTTCAAGATCTGGCCCTCGGGGATAGTGTAGCGGTCGATGGAGTCTGTCTCACCGTTATAGCGATCCAATCCCAAGGGTTTGTGGCGGTTGCCTCCCCCGAGACGCTCCGCCGCTCCACCTTAGGTCAGCAATCCGCTGATCGGTGGGTCAACCTGGAGATCTCCCTCCGGGTGGGCAGTAAGCTGGGTGGACATTTTGTCACCGGTCACGTCGATGGCATGGGTTACTTACAAACCGTGACAGTAGCGGCTCAGGCTTGGGAAATGGGTTTTCACCTCCCCGATGGGGCGATCGCCCGCTACATTGTCTCGAAGGGTAGCATTGCCATCAATGGGGTCAGCCTCACGGTTGCAGACTGCAATCCCGAAGGCACCTGGTTTACTGTGGCGGTAATTCCCCATACCTATACCCACACCAACCTCCAGCAGCTCCAGCCCGGAAGCGCTGTCAATTTAGAAGCAGATATTTTAGGCAAATATGTCGAGAAATTCCTCTATGCCGGTGCTCCCTTGCTGAAACACTCTCCAGCGGCTACCACTGAAATTTCTGCCGAATTTCTAGCGGAGCATGGCTATCTTTAA
- a CDS encoding bifunctional nuclease family protein, whose translation MIEMKVAGIALDAATRSPIVLLRDAQDRRALPIYIGQDQARAIINALENQTPPRPLTHDLLVNLLKDWGMTVERVIIHSLQDNTFYAVLTVRQGETKKELDARPSDAIAIALRTNSPIWVMEEVIADASIPVDRDADEAEQRAFRDFISNLRPEDFIQRGSPPGNGES comes from the coding sequence ATGATTGAAATGAAAGTCGCTGGAATTGCCCTTGATGCAGCCACCCGCAGCCCCATCGTTCTGCTCCGGGATGCCCAAGACCGTCGAGCCTTGCCAATTTATATCGGCCAGGATCAGGCAAGAGCCATCATTAATGCCCTGGAGAATCAAACCCCTCCCCGTCCCCTCACCCACGACTTGTTGGTCAACCTGCTGAAAGACTGGGGGATGACAGTGGAACGGGTGATTATTCACTCCCTGCAAGACAACACCTTCTACGCAGTGCTGACCGTCCGCCAGGGCGAGACCAAGAAGGAGTTAGATGCCCGTCCCAGTGACGCGATCGCCATTGCCCTGCGAACTAATAGCCCCATTTGGGTGATGGAGGAAGTCATTGCCGATGCCTCGATTCCGGTGGATCGAGATGCCGATGAAGCGGAGCAGCGAGCCTTTCGGGATTTTATTTCCAACCTCAGACCCGAAGATTTTATCCAACGGGGCAGTCCCCCCGGCAATGGGGAATCTTGA